CCGGATCCGGCGTCGCGCGACATATGTGGCCGGTGAGATCGGGCAGTGCGACTTCTGGTTCCCCGATGTCGTTGTGCCGGTGGGGTACGGCCAGGTCCGCACCGCCACGGCGTTACCTGTGCTGACCATGGTGTGTGGGTATTCGCGGTGGGCCTCGGCGCTGTTGATCCCGACACGCACCGCCGAAGACTTGTATGCCGGGTGGTGGCAGCATCTTTCGACGTTGGGCGCCGTTCCAAGGGTGTTGGTGTGGGACGGCGAGGGCGCGGTCGGGCGGTGGTGGGCGCGCCAACCTGAACTGACTGCGGCATGCCATGCCTTCCGCGGCACCCTGGCCGCCAAAGTGTGGATCTGTAAACCGGTGATCCCGAAGCCAAGGGGCTGGTCGAACGTTTCCACGACTACCTGGAGCGGGCGTTCTTGCCGGGTCGGGTCTTTGCCTCTCCGGCGGATTTCAATACCCAGTTGCAGGCCTGGCTGGTGCGGGCCAATCACCGCCAGCACCGAGTGCTGGGATGTCGACCGGCAGATCGCATCGAGGCCGATACCGCAGCGATGCTGACATTGCCGCCGGTCGGGCCCAGCATCGGGTGGCGAACCTCGACACGGCTGCCGCGCGATCATTACGTGCGCCTCGACGGCAACGACTACTCGGTGCATCCGGTCGCGATCGGCCGGCGCATCGAGATCACCGCAGATCTGAGCCGGGTCCGGGTCTGGTGTGGCGGCACCCTGGTCGCCGATCATGACCGCATCTGGGCCAAACACCAGACGATCAGCGATCCCGAGCATGTCGTGGCCGCCAAACTGCTGCGACGCAAACGGTTCGACATCGTCGGTCCACCCCACCACGTTGAGGTCGAACAACGTCTCCTGACCACCTACGACACCGTGTTGGGCCTTGACGGGCCGGTGGCCTGATGGCAGCCAAGACCGCTACCAACAGCCGCGATGTGGCCGCCGAGCTGGCGTATCTGACCCGGGCGCTGAAAGCCCCCACCCTGCGCGGGGCCATCGAGCAGCTCGCTGACCGCGCCCGCACCAAGACTTGGAGCTATGAGGAGTTCCTCGCAGCGTGTCTGCAACGCGAGGTGTCGGCCCGCGAATCCCACGGCGGCGAAGGACGCATCAGGGCCGCCCGCTTCCCATCGCGCAAGTCGTTGGAGGAGTTCGACTTCGACCACGCCCGCGGTCTCAAACGCGACACCATAGCGCATCTGGGCACCCTGGACTTCGTCACCCTAGCAATCGGGATCGCGATCCGCGCCTGCCAGGCCGGCCACCGCGTCCTATTCGCCACCGCCTCGCAATGGGTTGATCGTCTGGCCGCCGCCCACCACAGCGGCACCCTGCAATCTGAACTGATTCGGCTGGCCCGATACCCGCTGCTGGTCGTCGACGAAGTGGGCTACATCCCCTTCGAACCCGAAGCCGCCAACCTGTTCTTCCAATTGGTGTCGTCCCGCTACGAACGGGCCAGCCTCATCGTCACGTCAAATAAGCCCTTCGGGCGCTGGGGCGAAGTATTCGGCGACGACGTCGTAGCCGCGGCCATGATCGACCGACTCGTGCACCACGCCGAAGTCATCGCACTCAAAGGAGACAGCTACCGCATCAAAGACCGAGACCTCGGCCGCGTCCCCACCGTCACGGCCGACGACCAATGAAACCAAGCTGGTCAATTTTCGATTGCCGACACCTGATCAGTTTTCGGTTGCCGTTGACATAGTGCCCAAAACACGCACCCACATCAGATGCAGAACCCCTTGACAACCAATAGGGAATCTCTTCGCATGATGGAGGTTGCTGGCACCAATCCATCAGGAAGGCCCTTGTTGACCGGCACTGGGTTGGGGGTCCACCGCGATGGGTGAGTATGGCAAGTGCGGCACGTATGCACCCGTCTTGGTGCACGCGGCCAAGGGCAGCCCGTTAGCGCCGTCGCCCAGCGTGAACTGAGGGCGGAGAATCGGCCGGAATCTCGCCCTCAGTGCACGCTCGGCGCCGTTTGGCCTCACCCGGTCAACGTGAACTGTCCGGGGCGGGCACTGTCGCGTAGCGAGCCCACGTGGGGCCGGGGTCGGCCCGCCAAAAACGCCCCGGCGCGGCCAGCTCATGAGCGGGTACGCAAGCTCAAGCAGATCTCCGTAGCCGTGACGGAGTGCTTCATCGATGTCCGCAGCGATGGCAGCGGCCAGTGCGTGCCTAAACCCGTCTTGCGCAGAGTCTTTCGCAGCGGGCGGGTAGTTGCACGTCGTCGCCGAAGTGCTGACGATCCCGTTGCGGTCGGAGACCGCGAGTAGCCAGCGCGCGTCCGGGGCAGCATCTCGCGCAGCACGCTGAAGTGTCGCGGCACCGGAAGCCGGGGGCGTGAAGAGACCCGCCATGACACCGGCTGGACGGCGCGGGGCAGAGTCCCGCGGAGTGGTGGGCTTCGACGTTGAGTTCGTCGGTGCCTACTGGCCGCCGCTGATTGCGGCGACCACAGCATTATCGCTATCGGGGTAGAGCAGCGCCATAGAGGCCTCGGAGAGGTAGCGGCGCTCGCTGGCCTGCCATTCGTCGTGCATGTCGGCCAGGACGGCGCCCACAAGGCGGATCACGGCTGCAGGATTCGGGAAGATCCCCACGACGCGGGAGCGTCGCTTGATCTCCTTATTGATGCGCTCCAATGGATTGGTCGACCAGATCTTTTGCCAGTGCGCCTTGGGAAATGCGGTGAACGCCAATACTTCTGCCCTGGCGTCGTCCATCAGCGGGCCGATCTTGGGAAACGACGCGGCGAGGCGATCACGGACCCCCTCCCAGGTCGCGTGCACCGCCTCGGCGTCGGGTGCCGAGAAAATCATTCGAAACATGCTGGCGACCATGTCGGCCTTGTCCTTGGGCACGTGGGCGAGCAGATTGCGCGCGAAGTGCACCCGACAGCGCTGATGCCCAGCGCCCTGGAAACAGCGCTTCAACGCCTTCACCAGCCCGGCGTGCTGGTCACTGATCACCAGCCGGACACCACCGAGGCCGCGCCCCTTGAGCGAGGTCAGGAACCCGCGCCAGAAGGTCTCATCCTCGCTGTCGCCGACGTCGAGGCCGAGGATCTCGCGTGACCCGTCGGCGGCGATGCCGCTGGCAACGATGACGGCCATCGACACCACCTGGCCAGTACCGTTGCGCACGTTGAGATAGGTGGCGTCGAGGTAGACGTAGGGGAACTCGATGTGCCCGAGCGTGCGGGTGCGGAACGCGCCGACGATCTCGTCGAGTCCGGCACAGATCCGCGACACCTCGGATTTGGAGATGCCGGTCTCCACACCCATCGCCTCGACCAGGTCGTCGACCGCACGGGTAGAGATACCGTGCACGTAGGCCTCCATCACCACCGCGTACAAGGCCTGATCGATCCGCCGGCGCGGCTCGAGGATCGCCGGGAAGAAAGAGCCCTTGCGCAGCTTAGGGATTCGCAGTTCCACGTCACCGGCCTGCGTGGACAGCACCCGCGATCGGGCACCGTTGCGATCGGTCACCCGAGTGTCGCTGCGTTCATAACGGGCAGCGCCGATCCGTTCAGTGGCTTCGAGCTCGCTGAGTTCCTGCAACACCAGACGGACGGCATCACGGATCAAGTCGACGCCATCACCAGTGCGGAACGCGTCGAGCAACTCGGACAGGGCAGACTGTGGCAAGGCCATCGGCGGGATCTCCTTCGGTGCGTGCTTGGCGGTACACACCGACGATCTCGCCGACGGCCCCTACCTCATCGGAGCCACTCCGCAACAACCCCTAAACCCACCACGCTGCGGGACGCTTACCGGCGGCGTGGCACAACGTTCGGTATCGCTGATCGGCATCAGGAGGTTAGTGCGATCAGAAGTCGTAAGTGGGCTCGGCGTCGAGGATCCCCTTGAACATCGCGACCAGGCCCGTGAGATCAGAGTTGGCGCGCGCCACGTGACAAGCGCCGTGCAACTCTTCCAGGTCGGTCTTCCCCCAGTCGAGGCCAGAACCGCGTTCGGACAACAGGAGATCGAAGAACTCGCGGGTCGAGCGGCCGTTGCCCTCGCGGAACGGGTGGGCATAGTTCACGTAGTCGTACCGGTATGCGACCTGGCCAGCGAGATCACCTTCGCCGACCGCTCTGAGCCGGTCGAGCTGGTAGATCTCCGCAGCCACATGCTCCATGGGCCGACTGATGCCGCCCGGCGCGCAGAAAGACTCGTCCTCCTTCTCGATGCCGACTGTCCGCAGATCTCCCGCCCAGACGTAAATGTCCTGGAACAGCTGGCGGTGAATCGCCCGCAGGTATGCGAGATCTGTGCGGTCGCCCAGCAGATTGGGATCCTCGCGGAGTTCGATCACCCGGGCCTCAACGAGGTCGTTCTCGGCATCACGCAGTTCGGCATGCGTTCGAGCGCCGACCCGGTTCCTCAAGACGGACATAGCGGGGATGAAGTAGCCCTGCCAATTCCGTTCGTGATCGCCGGTGTCCCATGGATGCGGCACTCCACCCCGGTTACTGGATGTTGTACCGGCGGCGGACGCGCTCACCCAACTCGGCTGCCGTGATCTTGCCGCGGGCGTAGTCGTTCTGATCGGCACGGGTGGCGGCGGTGCTGCGGGTGCCCTCCAGCTCGGTGTTGCGGCGAGTTGCCCTGACATTCCTGAAGCGCCGCTTCACCTTCTGCAACTCGGTCGCCTGGACAAACACTTCATCTCATTTGGTGGTCCTGACCAGGATAGTCGACAGCGCTGACATTGCAGGAAGTTGACCGTCAAGCACAGCACGGTTCTCCACCGCTGATGTACGACCATCATGTCTCGTTGGTCCTGTAATCGACGGCGTCCCACCGGCTCGACAAGAAATCCCACCAGGTGACTGGACGCAAGGCCGGTGGGGCCCCCTACACCGTCACCATCCCGGAGTTCGGAGCCGCAGCTTTGCGCGAGCAGCGGGCACTGGTCATCCCGTTCGACCCGGTGTTTCCGGCCCGGCGCGGCACCCGCTAGTCCGAGGCCAACGTCGCACCCACTGGCGGGCGATCCGCGGAGAGGACTTCAAATGGGTTGTCCCGCACTCGATCCGCAAGTCCGTCGTCACCGCGGTGGAACGCTCGATAGGGCTGGAAGCCGCGGCCCAGCAGGCCGGGCACAGCGGCAGCGAGATCACCCGGCGGCACTACGTCGAGCGGTCCGTGACGGTGCCCGACTACACCGCCGCCCTGGACGAGTATTCGCGCCCTATCCGCGCCTTCAGGCCATTAAAGAGCAACAGGCCGGGTGATATACCGACCTGACCTGCAAAGATGGAGCCGCCTAGGAGAATCGAACTCCTGACCTATTCATTACGAGTGAATCGCTCTACCGACTGAGCTAAGGCGGCTTTTCCCCTGGGTGCCCGCTTGCCGGGCGGCACGAGTCTACGGCAGGCGGGCCGGCCCGCCCAAGTTTGCGGCGGTCGCTACCGCAGTTCCTGGCCGATGGTGGCGACCATGGCATCGACGGCGAACTTCGGTTTGACGTTGACCGCTAGCGCTTCCCTGCACGCCAACACCGCTTCGATGCAGCGCAGCAGCCGCTCCGGCGGGGCGTGGGCGGCCAGCGCAGCAACCCGGTCGGCCATATCCGGGTGGTTGGCCCGCACCCCACCCGCGTGGGCTGCGACCAACAGTGCATCCCGGAAGTAGGTCGCCAGATCGATCAGTGCCCGGTCCAGCGCATCGCGCGAGGCCCGCGTCTGCCGGGATTTCTGCCGTCGTTCAAGATCCTTCATCGCGCCGGTGGCACCACGCAACGCCGCGCCGGTGCCTTTACCGGTACCTCCGGCTCCCAGCGCCGTCCGCAGTTCTTCGGTCTCGGCCTCGATACGCTGCGCGGTCAACGCTAAGGCCTCGGCCTCGGCGCCGGCCACCAACTCCTCGGCGGCTGCGTAGGCACGCGAGGGTGTCGCGGCGTCACGTGCCAGCCCCAAAGCCCGCTCGCGTCGCTGCCGGGCCTGCGGATCGGTGGCCAGCCGGCGCGCTCGTCCGACATGGCCACCACTGACCGACGCCGCCCAATTGGCCGTGTCGGGGTCCAACCCGTCGCCGTCGCTCAGCACCTGCGCGATCGCGTGGGTCGACGGAGTCACCAACGCGACATGCCTACACCGGGATCGCAGCGTGACCGCAATGTCCTCGGGATCCACCGACGGCGCGCACAGCAGGAACACCGTCGACGGCGGCGGCTCCTCGACAACCTTGAGCAACGCGTTGGCGGCGCCTTCGGTCAACCGATCGGCGTCCTCAATCACCACGATCTGCCAGTGCCCGGTAGTCGGCCGGCGCGCGGCGATTTGCACGATGGCCCGCATTTCGTCCACACCGATCGACAGACCTTCGGGAATCACCCGGCGTACGTCGGCGTGGGTGCCCGCCAGCGTGGTCGTACACGCCCGGCAGCGCCCGCACCCGGGCTCCCCGCCCGACGTACATTGCAAAGCCGCCGCGAAGCACAGCGCGGCAACCGAGCGCCCAGAACCGGGCGGACCGGTGAGCAGCCACGCGTGTGTCATAGTCCCGCCGCCACCCGCGCTGTGAGCCGAATCACGACGGGCCGCCTTGGCCGTGGCAAGCAGCTCGGCTTCCACCGCTTGCTGGCCTACCAGCCGCGTAAACACCCCGGACATCATCGGCAACAGTAGCTATCCGCGCCGACAGATACCGATCAGCGTTCGTTTCGCGACAATTCCGTGATCTTTCGTCGCCATTTGGATGGATGCCGAGGCGTTCGTCGGTTTCCGGCAAGTCCCCGCCGCCCGATACGGTGGGCTAATGGCAACCACGGCGGCGCTACCCAGACGGATCCATGCATTCGTCCGGTGGGTAGTGCGCACTCCGTGGCCGCTGTTCTCGCTGAGCATGCTGCAGTCCGACATCATCGGCGCATTGTTCGTGCTCGGATTCCTGCGCTACGGCCTGCCGCCTCAGGACAATATCCAACTGCAGGATCTGCCACCGGTCAACCTACTGATCTTCGTCAGCACGGTAATCATCTTGTTCCTCGCCGGGGCCGTGGTGAACCTGAAGCTGCTGATGCCGGTCTTTCGATGGCAGCGCCGCGACAACCTGCTCACCGAGCCTGATCCGGCCGCCACCGAGCTGGCCCGCAGCCGCGCATTGCGCATGCCGTTGTACCGCACTCTGATCAGCCTGGCGGTCTGGGCTACCGGCGGCGGGGTGTTCATCCTCGCCAGCTGGTCGGTGGCCAAGCATGCGGCCCCCGTCGTGGCGGTGGCCACCGCGCTGGGTGCCACCGCCACCGCCATCATCGGCTACCTGCAGTCTGAACGGGTGTTACGGCCGGTGGCCGTCGCGGCGCTGCGCAGCGGTGTGCCGGAAAACGTCAACGCACCCGGCGTCATACTGCGACTGATGCTGGCGTGGATTCCGTCCACCGGCGTACCACTCCTGGCGATCGTGCTGGCCGTAGCGGCGGACAAGATTGCCTTGCTGCACGCCACACCAGAGGCGCTGTTCAATCCCATCCTGATGATGGCACTGGCCGCGCTGGGCATCGGATCCGTCAGCACCCTGTTGGTGGCCATGTCGATCGCCGACCCGTTACGCCAGTTGCGCTGGGCGCTAAGCGAGGTGCAGCGCGGCAACTACAACGCCCACATGCAGATTTACGACGCCAGCGAACTGGGCCTGCTACAAGCCGGCTTCAACGACATGGTCCGCGAGCTGTCCGAGCGGCAGCGGTTGCGTGACTTGTTCGGTCGCTACGTCGGCGAAGACGTGGCCCGGCGGGCCCTGGAGCGCGGCACCGAGTTGGGCGGTCAGGAACGCGACGTCGCGGTGCTGTTCGTGGATCTGGTCGGCTCCACGCAACTGGCCGCGACACGACCGCCCGCCGAGGTGGTCCAGCTGCTCAACGAGTTCTTCCGGGTGGTGGTCGAAACCGTCGCCCGGCACGGTGGGTTCGTCAACAAGTTCCAAGGCGACGCCGCGCTGGCCATCTTCGGTGCACCCATCGAACACCCCGACGGTGCTGGTGCCGCGCTATCGGCAGCACGTGAGCTCCACGACGAACTCATCCCAGTGCTGGGTTCCGCGGAGTTCGGCATCGGCGTGTCGGCCGGAAGGGCCATCGCCGGCCACATCGGCGCTCAAGCCCGCTTCGAGTACACCGTCATCGGCGACCCGGTCAACGAGGCCGCCCGGCTCACCGAACTGGCCAAACTCGAGGATGGCCACGTTCTGGCGTCGGCGATCGCGGTCAGTGGCGCCCTGGACGCCGAAGCATTGTGTTGGGATGTTGGCGAGGTGGTTGAGCTCCGCGGACGTGCTGCACCCACCCAACTAGCCAGGCCAATGAATCTGGCTGCACCCGAAGAGGTTTCCAGCGAAGTACGCGGCTAGTCGCGCTTGGCTGCCTTCTTCGCCGGCACCTTCCGGGCAGCTTTCCTGGCTGGCCGTTTTGCCGGACCCCGGGCTCGGCGATCGGCCAACAGCTCGGCGGCGCGCTCGTCGGTTATGGAAGCCACGTCGTCGCCCTTACGCAGGCTGGCATTGGTCTCACCGTCGGTGACGTACGGCCCGAATCGGCCGTCCTTGATGACCATTGGCTTGCCCGACGCCGGATCTGTTCCCAGCTCGCGCAGCGGCGGAGCCGAAGCGCTTTGCCGGCCACGACGTTTCGGCTCTGCGTAGATCTTCAGGGCTTCGTCGAGCGTGATGGTGAATATCTGGTCTTCGGTGACCAGTGATCGAGAATCGTTGCCGCGCTTTAGATACGGTCCGTAGCGCCCGTTCTGCGCGGTGATCTCCTCACCCGAGGCGGGGTCCACTCCGACCACGCGCGGCAGTGACAGCAGCCTCAGCGCGTCTTCGAGGGTGACCGTCTGTAGGTCCATGCTCCGCAGCAACGAACCGGTGCGCGGTTTGGGCCCGGCGGCCTTCTGGCGTTTCTTGACTCCCTGAGCGGCCGCGGCCGCATCAGCCGCAGGCTCCGGCAGGATCTCGGTCACATACGGCCCAAACCGGCCTTCCCTGGCCACGATCTCGTGGCCGGTTTCTGGGTCCAAGCCCAAAGTCCGTCCCTGTTGCGGTGTGGCAAAGAGCTCTTCGGCCACCTGTAGAGTCAGCTCGTCCGGGGTAATCGAGTCGCTGAGGTTGGCCCGCTGCGGCGTGGGCTCACCGGTGTCGCCGGCCACCAAACGTTCCAGGTAGGGACCGTTCTTGCCCACCCGAACATATATGGGGCGTCCGTGGGTGTCGTCAAAAAGCTTGATAGAGTTTACTTCTCGTGCGTCGATGCCCTCGAGATTGATCCCGACAAGCTTCTTGAGGCCACCCGATCGGGCTACCGAATCGGGCACACCGTGATCGCCACCAAAGTAGAAGTTGTTGAGCCAGTTGGTGCGGCGCTCGTTGCCGGCGGCGATCTCGTCGAGCTCGTCTTCCATCGCCGCGGTGAAGTCGTAGTCGACGAGCCGACCGAAATGCTGCTCGAGCAGACCGGTTACCGCGAACGCCACCCATGACGGCACCAGTGCACTGCCCTTCTTGTGCACGTAGCCGCGATCCTGGATGGTCTTGATGATCGACGAGTAGGTCGACGGGCGGCCGATGCCCAGCTCCTCGAGCGCTTTGACCAGCGACGCCTCGGTGTAGCGGGCCGGCGGGTTGGTGGCATGGCCGTCTGGGGTCAACTCGACGATGTCCAACCGTTGACCCGGGGTCAGATGGGGCAGTCGCCGCTCGGCATCGTCAGCCTCGCCGCCGACCAGCTCGTCCACGGTCTCCACGTAGGCCTTGAGGAAGCCCGGGAACGTCAAGGTGCGTCCGGTCGCGGAGAACACCACCTCCTGGTGCCCCGACATGCCAGTGATCCGCAGGCTCAGCGTCATGCCCCGCGCATCGGCCATCTGCGAGGCTACGGTGCGTTGCCAAATCAGCTCATAGAGCCGGAAATCATCAATGTTGGGACCGTCGAGTTCGCGACGCACCGCGTCCGGGGTGGCAAACGTTTCACCGGCGGGCCGGATAGCCTCGTGCGCTTCCTGGGCGTTCTTCACCTTGCGGGTGTATTGGCGCGGCGCCGGCGCGACGTACTCGTCGCCGTAGAGCTGGCGCGCCTGGGTACGTGCGGCGTTGATCGCCGACTCCGACAGCGTGGTGGAGTCGGTACGCATATAGGTGATGTAGCCGTTTTCGTACAGCCGCTGGGCGATGCTCATCGTCCGCTCGGCGGAGAACCGCAGCTTGCGGCTGGCCTCTTGCTGCAGCGTGGAGGTCATGAACGGCGGGTACGGGCGCCGGGCGTAGGGCTTCTCCTCGGCCGAGGCCACGGTCAGCTGCGTGCCATCCAGGCCCGCGGCCAACGCGGTCGCGCTCCCCTCGTCGAGCACAATGACTTCGTCGCCTTTGCGCAGCGTGCCCAGCGAGTCGAAATCGCGGCCAGTGGCCACCCGCCGGCCAGCCACGGCCGTCAGCCGGGCGCTGAAGGTGGGCGGCGCGGCGTCCGGGTCGGACACGCTGGCATCCAGCTTGGCAAGGATGTCCCAGTAGGCCGCGCTGCGGAACGCCATGCGGTCGCGTTCGCGCGCCACGATGATGCGGGTGGCCACCGACTGCACCCGGCCCGCCGACAACTTGGGGGCGACCTTCTTCCACAGCACTGGGCTGACTTCGTAGCCGTACAGCCGGTCCAGGATGCGCCGGGTCTCCTGCGCGTCGACCAGGTCGATGTCTAGGTCGCGGGGGTGCTCGGCGGCGGCGCGGATCGCCGGTTCGGTGATCTCGTGGAAGACCATCCGCTTTACCGGTATGCGCGGTTTGAGGGTTTCCAGCAGATGCCAGGCAATAGCTTCGCCCTCACGGTCCCCATCCGTGGCCAGATACAGCTCGTCCACGTCTTTGAGCAGGCCCCTGAGCTCGCTGACGGTGCTCCGTTTCTCCGGGCTGATGATGTAGAGCGGTTCGAAGTCGGCGTCGACGTTGACCCCGAGCCGCGCCCACGGCTGCGACTTGTACTTTGCGGGTACATCCGACGCGGCCCGCGGCAAGTCACGGATGTGCCCCCGGGAGGACTCGACGATGTAGCCAGAGCCCAGGTAGGAGGCCAGCTTGCGCGCCTTGGTGGGCGACTCGACGATGACCAGTCGCCGGCCGCTGCCATTGCCGCCGCTGCCACGGCCCTTCGTTTTCGGGTCAGCCAACTGCGCCCACGCTCCATCTCTTATCCCGGCCCCTATCGAGACCGCCCCGGTAGGTAGAGGACGCGGCCGACTGCCGAATCCCAGGTGAATTCCGGTACGCCGGCGTTCCCTCGCCTGTGGGCAACTGACAATCTCGCACTCTAGGGCGGGCCTGCGCAAACCGGCTGCAAACAGATTACCCACACCAAAGGCTCAAACGGGCCGCTCAGGACGCTCGGAGATCCGCATCGTCGCCGAACTAGGTCCGACTGCCCGGCTCCTCAGCGGACCCCAGCGGGACCGCATCGTCGCCGAGCTAGGTCCGACTGCCCGGCTCCTCAGCGGACCCCAGCGGGACCGCATCGTCGCCGAGCTAGGTCCGAGGCCACTGTACCCATGCCTCGGCCCCGTCTGGGGGTTCCCCCACGTTCTCCACCAGGCGCGATAACCTGCGTCGCCCGCTAATCCGCAGCGCTGGTCGGGTCCCCCGGGTACCGATCAGGGTGGGCGCAATCCCGACCCTCATCAGCGCCGACGCCAGCGGAGAATGGGTGTCCGGCGCGTGTGGATCCAGGCCCAGCAAATAGCGGTCGGCCTCCGGGCTGCCTGCCGCCAGAGTCCAAGCCCTCAGCTCGCGCGGCCCGGGCAGCCATCGCGGGGGCACGGTCTTGACCGCACCGCGCGTCCACTCGGCGGCGATGCCGCACAACAGCGGGTCGACGGCCGTCCGCACCAGCGGGGTGTTTTCGTCGGTACGGGCGACCTCGGGTACCAAACCAGCCTCCTGGATCATCTCGGCCAGGGCCGATGCGCGCCAGGACTCGGCGACGACTACCGACAGCCGAGCGCCGCAACCAACCAGCACGATCTGGCCCGGGCCCGCCAGCACCCCGGAAAGATCCGCGACCGCGGGAGGTACTGACTCCGCGGCGAAGAAGGAAAGCTGGCTCACCTCACCGACAGTAAGCCAGCGAGCGGGTCGCTGGCTTTAGGCATCCGGCGCGGCGGCAGCGCGCCATGTGGCGAGCAGACGTAAAGCCCCCAAAACGGAACCGTTTTGGGGGCTTTTTGCGTCTGCTCGCGGGGGTAACTCAGAGCGAGCGGACTCCGGTGGCCTGGGGGCCCTTAGGGCTGTGGCCGATCTCGAACTCGACCTTCTGGTTTTCTTCAAGGGTGCGGAAGCCCGTTCCCTGGATCTCCGTGTAGTGGACAAATACATCCGCGGAACCGTCTTCGGGGGCGATAAAGCCGAACCCCTTCTCCGCGTTGAACCACTTCACAGTTCCCTGTGGCATTTCTCGATCTTTCCTTTTCTTCTGGGTGCGGTGCACCGCCTTTCGGTGCCCCGGGCCAGCTGCGGCCGCCATACCTCGCCGAGTCGCCGGAACTTCACCCGACCGATAACCTCGCAGGAACCGCGGCCGCAACGTCGATCCTGCGAAAGTTTGACACGAACACAGAAGCTGCGACCGCCAATCAGTCAATCATGTTCATCGCGTCGGCAACAGCCTCTGGGTGTGGACGGAGCTACGAAGGGTCCGCAAATGGCGAGTTTCGGCAGCCACCTGCTGGCCGCAGCGGTCGCCGGGACCCCGCCGGGCGAGCGTCCGCTGCGCCACGTCGCCGAGCTGCCACCGCAGGCCGGCCGGCCGCGCGGTTGGCCGGAGTGGGCCGAGCCCGACGTGGTGGATGCGTTTGCCGACCGCGGCATCAGCTCGCCGTGGTCACACCAGGCTGAGGCCGCCGAGTTGGCGTACGCCGGCCGCCACGTGGTGATAGGCACCGGCCCGGCGTCTGGAAAGTCGTTGGCCTATCAACTTCTCGTGCTCAACGCGCTGGCAACCGACTCCCGGGCGCGTGCGCTGTATCTGTCGCCGACGAAGGCGCTCGGCCACGACCAGTTGCGCGCCGCACATGCGCTGGCGGCCGCGGTGCCACGGCTGGCTGACGTCGCGCCGACGGCCTATGACGGCGACAGTCCCGACGAGGTGCGCCGCTTTGCCCGCGAGCGCTCCCGGTGGCTGTTCTCCAACCCGGAGATGACACACCTATCGGTGCTTCGAAACCATGCGCGCTGGGCTGTGCTGTTGCGGAATCTCCGCTTTGTGATCGTCGACGAATGCCATTACTACCGTGGTGTTTTCGGCTCGAATGTGGCGATGGTACTGCGCCGTTTACTACGGCTGTGCGCGCGCTACTCTGCGCACCCGACGGTGATCTTCGCCAGCGCGACAACGGCCTCGCCGGGCGCGACGGCTGCCGACCTGATCGGCCAGCCGGTCGTGGAGGTCACCGAGGACGGCTCACCCCGGGGGGCTCGCACGGTGGCATTGTGGGAGCCCGCGCTGCGGTCGGATGTGATCGGCGAGCACGGCGCCCCGGTGCGACGCTCCGCCGGTGCCGAGGCGGCCCGGGTGATGGCCGACCTGATCGTCGAGGGAGCGCAGACCTTGACGTTCGTCCGATCGCGGCGCGC
Above is a window of Mycobacterium tuberculosis H37Rv DNA encoding:
- a CDS encoding transposase — its product is MAAKTATNSRDVAAELAYLTRALKAPTLRGAIEQLADRARTKTWSYEEFLAACLQREVSARESHGGEGRIRAARFPSRKSLEEFDFDHARGLKRDTIAHLGTLDFVTLAIGIAIRACQAGHRVLFATASQWVDRLAAAHHSGTLQSELIRLARYPLLVVDEVGYIPFEPEAANLFFQLVSSRYERASLIVTSNKPFGRWGEVFGDDVVAAAMIDRLVHHAEVIALKGDSYRIKDRDLGRVPTVTADDQ
- a CDS encoding transposase, with amino-acid sequence MALPQSALSELLDAFRTGDGVDLIRDAVRLVLQELSELEATERIGAARYERSDTRVTDRNGARSRVLSTQAGDVELRIPKLRKGSFFPAILEPRRRIDQALYAVVMEAYVHGISTRAVDDLVEAMGVETGISKSEVSRICAGLDEIVGAFRTRTLGHIEFPYVYLDATYLNVRNGTGQVVSMAVIVASGIAADGSREILGLDVGDSEDETFWRGFLTSLKGRGLGGVRLVISDQHAGLVKALKRCFQGAGHQRCRVHFARNLLAHVPKDKADMVASMFRMIFSAPDAEAVHATWEGVRDRLAASFPKIGPLMDDARAEVLAFTAFPKAHWQKIWSTNPLERINKEIKRRSRVVGIFPNPAAVIRLVGAVLADMHDEWQASERRYLSEASMALLYPDSDNAVVAAISGGQ
- the fic gene encoding cell filamentation protein Fic; translation: MPHPWDTGDHERNWQGYFIPAMSVLRNRVGARTHAELRDAENDLVEARVIELREDPNLLGDRTDLAYLRAIHRQLFQDIYVWAGDLRTVGIEKEDESFCAPGGISRPMEHVAAEIYQLDRLRAVGEGDLAGQVAYRYDYVNYAHPFREGNGRSTREFFDLLLSERGSGLDWGKTDLEELHGACHVARANSDLTGLVAMFKGILDAEPTYDF
- a CDS encoding DNA polymerase; protein product: MSGVFTRLVGQQAVEAELLATAKAARRDSAHSAGGGGTMTHAWLLTGPPGSGRSVAALCFAAALQCTSGGEPGCGRCRACTTTLAGTHADVRRVIPEGLSIGVDEMRAIVQIAARRPTTGHWQIVVIEDADRLTEGAANALLKVVEEPPPSTVFLLCAPSVDPEDIAVTLRSRCRHVALVTPSTHAIAQVLSDGDGLDPDTANWAASVSGGHVGRARRLATDPQARQRRERALGLARDAATPSRAYAAAEELVAGAEAEALALTAQRIEAETEELRTALGAGGTGKGTGAALRGATGAMKDLERRQKSRQTRASRDALDRALIDLATYFRDALLVAAHAGGVRANHPDMADRVAALAAHAPPERLLRCIEAVLACREALAVNVKPKFAVDAMVATIGQELR
- a CDS encoding transmembrane protein yields the protein MDAEAFVGFRQVPAARYGGLMATTAALPRRIHAFVRWVVRTPWPLFSLSMLQSDIIGALFVLGFLRYGLPPQDNIQLQDLPPVNLLIFVSTVIILFLAGAVVNLKLLMPVFRWQRRDNLLTEPDPAATELARSRALRMPLYRTLISLAVWATGGGVFILASWSVAKHAAPVVAVATALGATATAIIGYLQSERVLRPVAVAALRSGVPENVNAPGVILRLMLAWIPSTGVPLLAIVLAVAADKIALLHATPEALFNPILMMALAALGIGSVSTLLVAMSIADPLRQLRWALSEVQRGNYNAHMQIYDASELGLLQAGFNDMVRELSERQRLRDLFGRYVGEDVARRALERGTELGGQERDVAVLFVDLVGSTQLAATRPPAEVVQLLNEFFRVVVETVARHGGFVNKFQGDAALAIFGAPIEHPDGAGAALSAARELHDELIPVLGSAEFGIGVSAGRAIAGHIGAQARFEYTVIGDPVNEAARLTELAKLEDGHVLASAIAVSGALDAEALCWDVGEVVELRGRAAPTQLARPMNLAAPEEVSSEVRG